The Cotesia glomerata isolate CgM1 unplaced genomic scaffold, MPM_Cglom_v2.3 scaffold_2431, whole genome shotgun sequence genomic interval gggtgaaaccaataacttcccgatttttgaaaattgtcaattttcttagcgggaaattaataaaaaagttattgtttttgaaCATAATTTATAGATTCAAGGAATGACTACCCAAGCTTTGCACTTACTAACATCATTTAAAAACTGcaaatatgaatttatttttacaaacttaaacacaaaaaatttccggCACTACACGTCAGTTACGGGAGTTTTCAGGTAAGcagttttttgataataaatgaaataaattattttaatctattaaattcaatactgtacaaataatatttttaatcaattttagagCATATATGTCGACAAAAATCTATcgtgaaataaaattacgcGGAGCTTTTATTCAATACAAATCACTTATAACGTTACCATCAGAAATTATAAGTAGTTCGACTCCTGGCGTTTGGAATTTGTCGACGGAacaagtataaaatttattactttcataaaaatatggttAATAGTACAATGCAAATATTTTAGGGCAATGTTGGAACATTTTTAGTGACGAATATTCGAATAGTATGGTTTGCAGACATGAATCATCAGTTTAACGTCTCCTTACCGTATTTAGCTATGGAAAGtgtaagtaaaataaagtaatttaattaaatatcctTTTTAAGGAGAATatattaaatagaattttaatttatttttaaaaacttacaaaaaaaaacttgctttacttaagaaatattttttgcatgTTTTTCTAATTCTTCTAACTTTAACAATctcttt includes:
- the LOC123274164 gene encoding Bardet-Biedl syndrome 5 protein homolog is translated as MTTQALHLLTSFKNCKYEFIFTNLNTKNFRHYTSVTGVFRAYMSTKIYREIKLRGAFIQYKSLITLPSEIISSSTPGVWNLSTEQGNVGTFLVTNIRIVWFADMNHQFNVSLPYLAMES